The Collimonas fungivorans Ter331 genome has a segment encoding these proteins:
- the arfB gene encoding alternative ribosome rescue aminoacyl-tRNA hydrolase ArfB has translation MFTRNDDKLLYITDSLAIPLSEIEISAVRAQGPGGQNVNKVSSAIHLRFDIRASSLPEFYQEKLLALNDQRITKDGVLVLKAQQSRSQEKNKSEALLRLQELLLGVTVIPKKRRPTAPSRSSQLKRVDSKTRRGKDKAMRGKVVL, from the coding sequence TATCACCGATTCACTCGCGATTCCGCTCAGTGAGATCGAGATAAGCGCCGTCCGCGCCCAGGGGCCGGGCGGCCAGAATGTCAACAAGGTTTCATCGGCGATACACCTGCGGTTCGACATCCGCGCCTCGTCGCTGCCGGAGTTCTACCAGGAAAAGCTGCTGGCCCTGAACGATCAGCGCATTACCAAGGACGGCGTGCTGGTCCTCAAGGCGCAGCAGTCGCGCAGCCAGGAAAAGAACAAGAGCGAAGCCCTGTTGCGCTTGCAGGAATTGCTGCTGGGCGTGACCGTGATTCCCAAGAAGCGGCGGCCGACTGCGCCCAGCCGCAGCTCGCAGTTGAAGCGGGTCGACAGCAAGACCCGGCGCGGCAAGGACAAAGCCATGCGCGGCAAGGTAGTTCTCTAG